Sequence from the Oligoflexia bacterium genome:
CTCATTGAAAACGTAACTCTTAGTGGACGAAAAACCACATTACGCACAAGCACTAAACCTCTTCGCGGTATGCGCATTGAATTCACACACAAAGATTTTAAATTTTCTTCAGCTAATTGAGGGTATGCACTACAATACATCTCAATATAGCTATAAATATCTGATATTATTAAGTTTTATTCTTGTTTAAGACTTAAGTTTCTAGCCCTTGATCCGATAAGTATATGTGGGTAATGCGGGACCCTTTTTAGAACGTATTGAGTCGGAGAATAAATGGGCATAGGCAGTAAACCAGCATTCAAACGAATCGCACTGACAGCACTTTTTGTGCTGATTGGGTTTACGCTTATTTTTTCTTACCAAAATTTTGCTACTGTGAATCCTCAAATTTGTAATAGCCACGATATAAATACTAATTGGGAAGAAGTTGATCGATTTAGCTATACGAAAACTTTTAATGATGGCGGTATCACCGCCGCGGGGCATATTGATAGTCTGCAAATTTCTGATTCAAATAATCTACTTGGGCAAGAAATTGTAACAGTTGTTGGTCATGGTGATTCTGGAATTCTTAGTGGTAGCTCAACAGCTTCACGTACAAAACGTTTATTTGTTAGGCGTATACCGATAAATGGAACGCCAGTAGCATCAAAGGTTCAAAACCTTCTTGATTCCGACAATCATTTTTTTCAAGCGAGCAAAGTAGATTTCAACGGCAATGTTTTCGCCACAGGTTTTTCAAGCTCAGGTTTATGGCGCTCACGAGTGCTTTTTAGTAATCCTAGTGATATTACAAAAAGTAATTGGTTTGAAAATCCAAATATCACAGTAACAGGAATTGAACCAAGCGATAGTAGGTTTAGTAAGAGTACATTTTTTGATCAAGGTCGCGATGGCGATATTTTTATGGCTATCCGATCACAAACCAGTGCACCACAAGTAGTGTCTTTGTTTCGCAGAGATAATGGTAACGGATCTTGGACTTCGCTAGCTAGTCACGATTTTGGTATTGCTATCGAAGTGAATTTGTTTTTCAGGGATAATAATAAATTTCTCTATGTTTTTGTCACAGATAAAACATCTGTCGAAATCGCTCGCGCATTTAGGGTTGATACCACAACGTTTCTAAATGCTACGAAAGTGACTCTCGGTGATTTAAATACAGCTGGCAGTTTTAATTTCTTAGCCAATCAAAAGAAGTTTAAAATGATAGATGGCTTTTATGATGAAAAAAGAGACCGCGTATTTCTTGTCGGCCAAACAGTAGACGCCACAGGGTTAGCATCAGCAGCTATTGTCACCACTACCAGTGATATACGCTCACCGCCTTCAACACAAACATGGACTTCAATTTCAAAACCACTGAGTATTGGAAAAACTTCTAGATTTACACGAGTCGGCATAGATCGTGATGGAAATATTTTTGCCTTTGGTAATGGTTTAGATGCAAATAATAGTGAGCGAAAATTTATTGTCTCAAGTTCAGATGGCGGGACTACTTGGTCAGCGCCATCAGCTAATTGTGACGGTACAGGATTTTGCACATCAATCAGCGTTGGTGGAAGTTCACGAAGCGTAGTCGTACAGGGCAGCAGCGGAATTTGGAGCAACGGCTCTGCGTTTAGTGGCGTCATTGCTGATCACACGAACGATGCCATATTTAAAAGTTTCAGCGAAGATCTTTTATCAATTGTTTCAGATCAAGGCGGAAGACTCTGGGCACTGACCGACTCACCTTCAGGCGCAGGAGATAACACACTTAAAACTCTAAAAGTATATAAAATGTCATGCAGTTCAACTCAAGGCAGTGCCGCATGGCCATCAGTGAACAGGCCACGCGTTACAATTGGTGTACCAGCAAAACCCGTATTAGTTTTTGACGATATAGCGGGGCAAACAAATCAACAGGTGCAATTTAAATGGTCTCATGTTGGTGGGTCACTTTTTTATAAAGTTCAACGCCAAAGATCAAGTGAATTTTCTTTTTCTGAAATGCCTGTTGCTGGCTCAGTTTCATCACCGACAATTCCGATTTATGCAAAATTGGCAACACCCAATGTAAATGAATTTATTTTTACTGATACACAACTGACAAACAATGAACCTTATAAGTATCGCGTTTATGGTGTAAGTGTTGATGGAGATATAGGCATTATTTCTTCTCCTGATTTAACTCTCACACCAAATATTCCAACCCCATTAAAGCCATCAATAACATCAAATGGCGAGAGTCTTGCTGGTAATAAAATATTATTAACAATAAATCGTGGAGACGTTTTCACTACCCGATTTATCTTACAAAGACGTGAACTTCCAAGCACCATCTTTACGACAATAGCACCCAATCTAACTGCATCTGGTAGTAGCACTGCTTTTGAAGATTCAGGATTAACTACTGAAACTACATATGCGTACCGGGTTACTCCGTTCAATAATGAAAATGAAAATGGTCCTGTATCTGATGAGAGACAAGATACTCCACGATTTCCACCACCTCCACCTGTAAAGCCATTTACACCCGCAAGTCTAACAGCCGCAGCTCAACACACTCCATTTAAAGTTACATTAAACTGGGCAAACGGTAACGGCGATGCAACACATGATGGCTTTCGAATTACCCGAAGCCTTGATGGTGGTTTAAACTTCATCCAAATTGGTGGAATCGTTTTGCCGACGACACTTACGCTTACTGATGATACTGGCGTTACAGGAGGCCAAACACCTCAATATAAAGTGACATCACGTTTTGCAGCAAATACTTCAAAACCAGAAAGTGATCCAGCCACTGCTTCAATCGCTGTACCTACTCCAACTCCTGTACCTCCAAGCAATGTTCGTGTAACGCAAAGTACAATGACACTTACACGTGTTGCATGGGATGCGTCACCTTTAACTCAAGCTTACGGAGTTTTTCGTAGTAAAGATGGAAGTTTAAAAAACCGAGTACAGGTATTCACCAGTACACCTTTAAGCTTAGAGTTTCCAGACACCGATGTTACAGCTGGTAGCACTTATGCGTATTGCATAAAATCATATTTAAATTTTGGCACAGATAGTGAACTTGAAAGTGCTTGCTCAGCACCTGATGTCGCAATTACTGCACCAACACCAGCACCAACACCCAATCAAGGATCATGTATTATCGCCAGCGAAGATATCTCAGCTAATTTACCCATGGGATTTTTCGCTCCCAGCGCTGGGCAAGGTTATCAAAAAAGTAACATCACTACTGGCGTACTAGCTGATCTAGAACAGTTTTGCGCACAAGGGCCTTTCGATAGCTTAATGACAGATTATTGTAGGCTTAACACAAAACAAGCACAAGCCTGCGTAGCTGTTTATTTACCCAACGGCAATCAAAGTGGAACAACATGCAAAACAATCGTCGCTGATATTTTACAGGCTTCAAAACGCCAGTGCCCAAAATCAGCCGGAAGTGTAATTTCAAAAGGTGCAAATGCTGATAAATTTGATCCGCCAAAAATTAAAAAGAATGTCATCAATTCAAACCCAACTTGCGGAATGATCTCTACAAACTCTGACGGACCAACCTCAAATGGTGGAATGGGCGCAGTTGCAACAGCGTTTGCATTCTTAATGATTCCTGCATTTACCACACTCTCACTTCGTAGAAAAGAACGCGAAGGAGGGTTGTTATGAAAACCAGAGTGCTAAGAACTCTAGGCATAATATTTGTAATGACACTTCTTTTTGGCAGCTACATGAATTGTGCAAGTCCTAAAGTAAGTAGACCTTTACCTAAGGGATCACTTTCACCAGAAGAACTTTTACGACAATCTTTGCAAAACAAAGTTTCAGTAGATTTTTGCACAACACCTGCGCAAAGTTTAAATTCAAAAATTATTATCATTGCAGCAATAGATATCTCAGGCAGTAATATCAGCTGGGAAGCGTCAAACATACCCACTGACTGTAAAGGCCTCAGGCGCTTTGAAGAACTCAAGGCGTTTACTAATAATCCTGATTTACCAGATCAAGGAAACTATTTTTTTAGGCTTGTTAAATTTGGTAACGAGGCAGCTTCTCAAGATGGCACTGACGACTCTTTGATAGTGCAAAAGACAAATAAAAAATCTGTTTACACTGGTATGATCAATTCAGCAAAAGCTGAAGCTCTCACTGGTGAACCACAAGAAACAAACTATCAACAAGCTTTATCTAGAATAAAAGCTGTTATGGAAGCCGATATTGCACAAGCAAAAATCGTCGATGATACACTTAATTTTATAGTAGTATTTTTATCAGACGGTGTTCCACTTGTGCGCGGAGTAAGACAAGATTATGTAAATGGCCTACAAAATACCGCAGGTTTAAGCGCAATGGTTTCTGATATCATCGCACTTGGCAAATCTGAAGAAAATCAAGCTAACGTAGAAAGTATTGTTTTTAATACTGGCTTTTACTCAGCATCGCTTGCAGCTGCAACTACAGCTTGTTCTCCACCACCACAACAGCCTGGCGAACCACCTCGACCACCACCAATACTTAATCCAGTGATGCAACAAGAAGCAAAAACATTACTTGATAATATGGCTAAATCAGGCGACGGAAGTTTTACTGACATCGGTACAAGTAGTATTCCCTTTGATCAATTTATTGCATTGGGTGCAAGACTTCTATTTGAACTTAGTGATGTATGGGTTACTAATCTTAATTCGGCTTGGTGGAATGGTAACTTATTAGGAGACACTGACTCTGACGGCATACCTGATATAATAGAAGAAGAACTTAAATCTAATCCATTTAATGCAGATACTGATGGCAATGGTGTTCGTGATAGTATTGATTTTTTCACCTCAACAAATCACGAGCCATGTAAAAGAAAAACTACTGGAGCCTGTGAAGTAAATTTGGCACTCAAAGCAGAATGCATTTCTGCCGGAGCTCAGGTGCTGAACGGACGATTCAAAGATCGTGATTCTGATATGCTCAATGATTGTGAAGAATTTTTACTTCAAAGTGACCCAACTAACCCAGATTCAAATGGTGATAATATTCCAGATGAATTTGCATACCGTCATGGCTTTACAATCAATGGCCCTGCTACAGAGCGTTCTTCTCGCTCGTTCTTAGACGGCATTCGCCTTGATTTTAAACTTTTAAATTTTCAACCTCTAGATATTGCTGCCAATAATTTACCTGCTACTTTTTCACCACCCATAACACAACGACTGCTTAACACAAGACGTACTGACGGAAGTAAAACCTGCTATTCACAAAACATAGAGCCCATCACTCATATAGCCGTAAGACCACAGGGTGGTATTGAAACTTTTGATAATAAAATCCAGGTACTCATTTTAGAAAATCAAGCCATTCTCTCAAGGCGTCAAATCATTCGCATTGGCGAAAGAACAATGCAAAAAGGTGTTCCACTTAATTTTACAGATGACGGGGTTAATGATTTTCCCGTGAGGTTAAACAATGGCCAGTAGATATATAAACAGAACATATTTCATAGTCGCTGGACTCTCATTACTGGGCGCGCTCATCTTGGGTTTCGGTCAGGCTTGCGGTAAGTCTGGTCAATCAATTTTAGCAACACGCGTAAGAGCGCCCAAACCGCTACCGCCCCCAGCATCACTGAATGCATTTCAACCGCCACTTGCTCCGCATTTAGTTTGCAAAATGTTTTTAAATTCTGCTCCAACGGTTTTTAGAACAATAGATAGTCAGCCAGCTAAAGAGGTTTTTGATTCTCGCGTATTACCCAAAGAAGATGAAAATTTCACCATTGATTGTCGAAACACTACAAGTGGTGTGGTTGACAATGTTAATAAGCTTGAGTTTAAAATTGAATTTCATGACTCAGATTTTTTACCTTTGGATTTAAAATCTACCTTAAAAAAAGATACAGCACCCATATTTAATTATGCAGTAAAAAATGGCACTTACGTTGGTACAATTACAGCAACAGACACCTTAGGTTTAAAATCATCGCGTGATTTTTTACTTCAAGTTAGCTGTAACAACACTCAACCCATCACTCTTAACATGAATAAACTTATTATTAAGCCGGTTCCTGAATTAGACCGCACCGCTGCAGATCAAAATCGCGCCACTGGAGATCGCTACGAATACAATCCGCGCGACCCAAATAGCCCTAGTGATATAACAAAATCTATTGTTGTTTTACCACCCGGTTCACCGGCCAATGAGCTTGATAAATATGTTTACTCATTTGATTTTAACGGCGATGGATTATTTGACCCATACAAAGATGGCCGCATTTTTAAATCATGGTCTGAGATGCAAGAAAACTTTGATGATAACGATGGCGTGGTTGAAGAGGGTGACGGAAATCCATTCAATAGCGTGTTTAGTTATTTCCGCGGAAAATGCACACTCATCGACGATACAAGTTCACCCGGAAATAAAACATGTGAAAAAAATGCGAACAAAATACCGGTTATAAATACAAATAAAAGAGTTGGTGTTCGTGTTTTAGATTCTGTGTGCAATGTTTATCAAGAAGGTTTTATCGATTACAATTTTGGTGTTGATGAGAACAACCAACCTTCGCTGCAAGCTACACCCACACCCGCTGTTCCAATTACAGATCAACCTTTTTACGAAGTTGCAGGAATGTTCCCAAATCAATTGTTTGCTATATATTTAGTTGCTGACTGGTTACCTATACGTAATCCAGCCAACGGTGTAATGAATGACGATAAGCGCATTGATAATATTCATTATGTTGGCGTCACACCTTTAAAAGAGCGCCTCAGCAATTCAGATCGATTTTTATTTCGCTTCAATAGAGGTATCGGTTTTACTGGGCAACCTCGACACCTAAGTACCGTTAGCATGCTAGGTAGTACAAAATATTTTAGTGAAGAAAACAGAGGAACTCATGGCATGCAAGTGGGCCTACTCTACCAAGACCTCACTGTGGCCTCTGAAAGTTTATTAATAAAAGCTAAGATGTGTAAAGGTGGCGAGACAGCATATGATCCGCTAAATCCACGGATCATTACACCTTGCATACAGTTTGTGAATGTTTCTGGCGCAAGCATGAGTGAAACCTCAGGCCTCTATGGCACTGACATTCGCTATGCTCCAAGTGACACAAATTCATGTGAAGTCGAATATCAAATTGTACGTACCGAGCCAGGCGCTGCGGCATGTTTACTTTCAGGTGGTGTAATCGATATTTTTCCTTCTGGGTTATTGCCACAAAACATTACCGTACGCGAAGGTAAAGTTGTTGAGTGGGTAAATAACAATACCGCAGGTGCTGTACAAGGTACGCTTAAAATATATAGACAAGGCGCAACACCTACTGATCTTACAGAAGTATTCAGCAAAACTATTGCTGTTGGCGCTCGAGAAATACCGCCCGAAAGTTTATTTGCGAATCCGGCAACATTTAAATATGAGTGGATTTCATCAATCACAGCACCCAATCCACGAGTTGGTTTTGTAAGCGTTATCGAAGATACCACAACAAATCCCAACTCAAGCCCTACACCTACACCAACACCGGTGCCACAAGGTGGGCTCATCGACCTTGAAATTTCAGGTCAGCTACCAACAAAAACTACGCAAAAAGGTTTCAAAATTAACTTTAAAAATATTGCAACTGCCTCATCTGGTGAAGGCATTTTGCGCGTTTATTCTGCCACCAAGAGAACGCAAGCTGGGCAACTTTTGAGCGATGGCCTTGACTTAGATACACAAGGAAATATCAAACTCACACAAATCGCTTCACCACTAACCCCTACAGTTTTTGATATCAGAATCGGACCCACGGCAACGGCTGAATTTTTATTTAATACACCGGGAGTTTATAAATACACATGGTCGCCAAATACATCAGATGCTGATGGCGGCTATATTGCCGTACTAGATACATTCGTACGGAATCAACCACGGCCATTTTCGATGCAGATCGACGGTAAAATTAAATGTACGTCACTCGACAATGGCGCCGTTGAACCAGAGGGTGGCACGATCAAACTCGAAGATGCCGCCCCAACACCACGCGATCTTTCAACGAAAAAAGGTTTTAAAGTGATCTGGACTAATAGCAACACCGTTGGTGCCTTTGGAACATTAAAATTATTTGAAGCAGATTCAACAGTTACCGGGGGTTTTAAACCATTTCTTGTTAATGGCGCTGCATTTGAAAGAGGAATTTCAATTAATTCTTCGACTGACTTTACCTTTACTGTACCGAAACTTTACAAATATACATGGACAATTGGCAGTCAAACTATGGAGGGCACCATAAATGTTGTCGATGCCCTACCCACAAACCAACGGCGCTTTATGAAATTTGAAAGCGGACGATTTAATCTCAGAGTTGGAGAATCAGAAAAAGGAATTTGCGGTGAACCTGGTCCAGGCCCCGGCGATGATGGACCACCACCCAAAGAGCCACCAGCCTTATAAAGTGGCAAGAGCCGCTTTTGCCTGCCTGGGCAAAACCACCCATACTTAAACAAACAGCTAAAACGGAAAATTCAAAAACGCCTGTTAGCGTATGACAGTTGTCTAAGCCTGGTACACGCCAGATTGAATCTATTGAATTTGGCTGCTGACTCGTACAGAGTACTAGTAGTTTTAACTACTTAGCGTTTGTGCATGGTCATTGCAAAATCATGTGCTGGAGAGATGATTTATAAGGAGAAACCGATGAAAATCACAGTAATGTTTTTAATGGCGCTTATATATGGTTCACAAGTTTTTGGTGCCGCGGAAGTAAAATGTAAATCCTCACATAGGTTTCCCTACAGTGTGGCCATTGAGGGACTTTCAAGTGAAAATAAGAAGCTTGTGACCATCAAACGTAAAAATAGAATCGTATATCGTAATGTTGTAAAAGCACATGAACAAGCCAATCAGAAAGATTTTGTTTTAGGCCGTCAATTTGCGATGAGTATTTCAAAAAGAAATTCTTTTGCCAATCTTAACGCCGTTGTACGTGAAGAGGGTGGTCGTAAAATGATTGCTGATGGTCACATGGCGTGTAAAATTTTGTAAGTTTGCGCTGAGTTAAAGATATTGTTAGCTCAGATTCTTCTTTGATCCGTTGAATGTTTCAAGTAGACTCTTGCCATATTAAAAATCAAAAAAATCGCAAGGGCTCAAATGTCTCGTATAGCATCATGGACACACAACCTTAATCCAGAGCAATGCAAAGCTGCACTTCATAACGAAGGGCCGCTCCTTATTCTTGCAGGCGCTGGTTCAGGTAAAACCACAGTACTGGTAACACGGACAGGGCGTCTTATTGACGAGAAAAGAGCTGCACCCAAAGAGATCTGTGTGCTTACATTCACAAATAAATCAGCTCGTGAACTTAAAAATCGTGTGACGGCAAAACTTGGCGACCAAGCGCAAGGGGTTTGGGCTGGAACATTTCATTCTTTTGGGCTTCAAATTCTTCGGCAATTTCACAAAGAGGCGGGGCTTCCTAAGTTTTTTGGAATACTTGATTCATCTGACAGCCAATCTCTTGTTAAAGAAATCATGAGAAACTTTAACCTTAGTGGAAAAATAGATTTTGATGCTGGTAAGTTATTATCTGTAATGGGTAACATGCGAGCCCTTGGAAAATCTGAGAACCCTCAAGACGATGAATACAGTACGGCGGCAGAATGGTGTCTGCCCAAGTACATGAAAAAATTAAGTCAATTGGGAGTTGTTGATTTTGATAATCTCATTCAAAAACCTTTAGAGCTTTTTGATAAATCTAAAGAGGTTAAAGAACGGGTACAAAACGCTTTTAAGTTTGTGATGGTCGATGAATTTCAAGACACCAATAAACCACAACTGGCTTTGGTAACAAATGTTGTTGAAAAACATCTTAATATTGCTGTGGTGGGCGATGATGATCAATCAATTTACGGGTGGCGTGGGGCATGTATTGAAAATATTTTAACTTTCCCGAGTTATTATGAAAAGTGTGCCGTAGTGAGGCTTGAGCGCAATTACAGATCAACTCCTGCAATTTTAAATTTGGCAAATGCTGTGATTTCAAAAAACGAGAAACGTCATGCTAAAAAATTAAAATCAGATCCAAATGCTCAAGAAGGTATTTTACCTGAAGTTTTTGTCTATGAATCTGAAGAAGAAGAAGTTGAAAGAGTGATTGGTGAAATCACAAATCTCAAACAAAGCGGCAGAGAACACCACGAGTTTGCAATTTTATTTAGGTCAAATAGTCAAGGAGCACTGCTTGAAGCTGAAATGCGCAAACAAGGTATTCCTCATCAAATCACAGGGGGCACTGCATTTTTTGACCGTAAAGAAATTAGAGATATTTTAGCGTATTTAAGATCAGCTATTCGGCCTAATGAAGTTAGCTTTAGACGTATTCTCAATGTTCCTTCTCGTGGTATCGGAGAAGCTACTGTAGATCTAATAGCTGAATCCTCGAGTCAAAATAAAACATCTTTTTATAAAGCAGCAAAAGAGTGGAGAAATTCAGAGATTAATGAAAATGCGGGTCTTAGTATTGATCAATTGATAAAAGATCTCGACAGTCTTGTTCCTGATCTGGTTGCGACTGATTCAACGCCTGGTGATAAACTTATTAATTTTCTCACTCATATTGGGTACAAAAATTATCTTGAAAAAGAATCAAAAGATTCTCTAGCTTTTTCAAAGCGCTGGGGGCTTGTTGGAATATTTGCGCAAGTGCTTAATAAATTCGCAGCGCACAGTGGTCGCACTGAAAAAACCATTAAAGGTTTTATTGATGCCATGGAGCTTCGTGATAATCAAGATGAAGAAGATAAATCTTCTGTGAGTTTGATGACTCTGCATTCGTGTAAAGGTTTAGAATTTCCAATAGTTTTTATGGTTGGTATTGAAGAAGATGTAATACCCCATCGAACTCTCGGGTCAGATATTAGTGAGGAGCGCAGGCTTTTTTATGTAGGTGTGACGCGTGCTCAGGAACGCTTAATTCTCAGTCGTGCTAGGCAGCGCAAGCGTCACGGAAAACTTATTCCTTCAGCACCATCAAGATTTTTATTGGAAATTCCTAAAGAACTTTACAAAGAATATGAACTTGGTTGGCGCCCATTGTCAGGAGATGCTAGAAAATCGCTTCTAGAGGATCTTTATAAAAAACTAGCCTTTGATGCTACAAATGAAACTGGGAAACTATAAACATGTCGTTAAAATTTAAAAAATTAATTTTTGCATTTTTAATTATTTTTGCATCACCTGTTGTAGCTCACGCATTTGGTTTAGAATTGCGTGGTAACTTTGGTGGTACTTTTGTTGACCCCGGTGGAATGAATCTTTTTTTGCGAAATAATGGGATCAAAGAAGTCTATGTGTACGGAAATGTGGGGGGAGACATTATTATATTCCCCATCATTGTACCTATCGGAGTTGGTGCGCGTTATGAGTACAATGGAGTTAAAGTTGATGCCATAAATAAAGGTGCAATTAACGAAGGTGAGTTGCAAGCTGCAAAGTGGTCAGCACTTTTAACTGCGAGAATTGTACAGCCCGCTTTTTACGGCGGTTTGATTTTTACTTTAGGGGTTGATCATAAATCTACTTTTACGCTCCGAACACCCTCTGGCAAGCGAACCTATAACGACAATCAAGTTAATACTACGTATTCCATTGGTTTTGATTCTGGGTTTAAAATTTTTAATATTAGATTAGGTTCAGAGGCTGGTTATCAAAGTTATGTTATTAAAGAAGTTAAAGGTTCAGCAGCAGGTAATAGCGGGATCAGCATTGATCTGAATGGTTTTTACGCCATGATACATATTGGAGTTGGATTTTAATAAAAAATACCCCGAGAACATTCAGCATGCTCTCGGGGTTAATGTCACAAAGCCATTTGAGCATTAAGTATAACGAGGGTCCCGTCTCTGCCAGCCACCGGATTATATGTTCCTGATGAAACGTTAACACCTGCTGTACTTGTTGATGAAGTACTACTCATGTTTTTAAGCACAGTACCAGCAAGTTGAATTTTTGCATTGTGACTATGAATTAAATAATTCAGCCCAAGTGTATAAGCACTTGATGATGAAGTATTTGGATCTGTAGTCACTTGAAAATTTTCGTAACGTAATGCTGGCTGAAATTTATCTGACACGTCATAGGCAACTTCGGTGGTCATGCCGTTTCGATCGATGTCTAGCTCTTTAGCTTGTACACCTTCTGCTCGCAATTGTAACTCATCCCACTTAAAACGCAGATTTCCGCCATATCGAGTACTACTTCCTACTACAGCTTGGGATTGTCCGTAAAAAGCTCCAGCTTTAAAAGCATCAGATATTTTATAATCAAGGCGTGTGTTTAAATCTTTAGAGTTATTCGTGTCATCAATATTTGCAGCATTTGAATTGACGTTTGGTTGACCGTTTGAAGCCATGAGTTTTGCTTGCAACGGGCCAAATGTTCCATTGAGCATCATTCCTATATCTCTGCGATCACCGAAGTATCGTGAGACATACGCTCTTTCAGGAAATAAAAGTTCAGATGATGAATCAAGTCCTTCTGAAGTTGTGGGAATTTTAAATTGACCAGCTACGATTTCAAGATCTGGATAAAGAGTAAAAGCTACTCCTAAATCTTGAAGTACTTTATTATCATTATTTGTAGATACACTGCCTGAGCGAAGGGACTTTGCCGGAT
This genomic interval carries:
- a CDS encoding UvrD-helicase domain-containing protein encodes the protein MSRIASWTHNLNPEQCKAALHNEGPLLILAGAGSGKTTVLVTRTGRLIDEKRAAPKEICVLTFTNKSARELKNRVTAKLGDQAQGVWAGTFHSFGLQILRQFHKEAGLPKFFGILDSSDSQSLVKEIMRNFNLSGKIDFDAGKLLSVMGNMRALGKSENPQDDEYSTAAEWCLPKYMKKLSQLGVVDFDNLIQKPLELFDKSKEVKERVQNAFKFVMVDEFQDTNKPQLALVTNVVEKHLNIAVVGDDDQSIYGWRGACIENILTFPSYYEKCAVVRLERNYRSTPAILNLANAVISKNEKRHAKKLKSDPNAQEGILPEVFVYESEEEEVERVIGEITNLKQSGREHHEFAILFRSNSQGALLEAEMRKQGIPHQITGGTAFFDRKEIRDILAYLRSAIRPNEVSFRRILNVPSRGIGEATVDLIAESSSQNKTSFYKAAKEWRNSEINENAGLSIDQLIKDLDSLVPDLVATDSTPGDKLINFLTHIGYKNYLEKESKDSLAFSKRWGLVGIFAQVLNKFAAHSGRTEKTIKGFIDAMELRDNQDEEDKSSVSLMTLHSCKGLEFPIVFMVGIEEDVIPHRTLGSDISEERRLFYVGVTRAQERLILSRARQRKRHGKLIPSAPSRFLLEIPKELYKEYELGWRPLSGDARKSLLEDLYKKLAFDATNETGKL
- a CDS encoding porin; its protein translation is MNKINLVIFAITALLATSSSFAEDVPLESLSVGKGKAKLGVLLQTWMIDDTTILSSTGDSHLNYRLRRAELKLSGSVVENTRWFVMIDPAKSLRSGSVSTNNDNKVLQDLGVAFTLYPDLEIVAGQFKIPTTSEGLDSSSELLFPERAYVSRYFGDRRDIGMMLNGTFGPLQAKLMASNGQPNVNSNAANIDDTNNSKDLNTRLDYKISDAFKAGAFYGQSQAVVGSSTRYGGNLRFKWDELQLRAEGVQAKELDIDRNGMTTEVAYDVSDKFQPALRYENFQVTTDPNTSSSSAYTLGLNYLIHSHNAKIQLAGTVLKNMSSTSSTSTAGVNVSSGTYNPVAGRDGTLVILNAQMAL